The genome window TTTCGCCGTCGCCGCAATGGCATCGGCGTCGAACTCGGCGGGGTTGAACTTCGCGGCGATGCGCTCGTACTCGTCCTTCGGGATCGCGCACTCGCGCTGGATCCACTCGGCGTTGCGGCAGACCGTCCCGTCGGGCCGGGTGTACTCGCCTTCGAGCTGGGAGTACGCGCCATGGTGGATGAACATGCCGAACCGGGCGTCGCGCCACCACTGGGTGCGCGCCGAGGTGAAGACGTCGTCGACGGCGAAGTTCGTGCCAGGGCCGGGTGGCGCGGTCTCGGCTTGGGCGGGGACGCCCGCGGTGAGGGCGACGGTGCCGCCGACGGCGAGCAGTAATCGCCAGAGGCGGCGTGCTGCGATGGCCATTGGTCCTCCGTTGGACAGCGGACGAAGTCGAGTCGTGCTGCTTGGCCAAGCGGAGCGAGCGTAGGAAACATCAGATGTCGAGACCAGCTCGTGGCGCGATATCGCCCTTCTTATCGCTTGAATGGGCCAATAGATCGGATGTATCGGCCGATGACCCGCGGAGGTTCAGAAATCCCAGACGGCCGAAGGAGAACCGCACCGCCGGTACTGACTGGCCCTGGGGATGGGGACGACCGGTACGGCCGCCCCGCCGGGGAGTTCAAGGTCAACGGCGAGACGGTGCTGACCAACGCCGAAACCAACAAGTGCCGAGGTAGCTACCTTCCGTATCTAACCCAGTACGTTGTGTAGTTGTCGTTGTAGGGTTCGTTCGCCGTGGCTCGAGCGTGCCCCGTCCTCGCATCGTGGGCGGACCCTTCACCCGCGCCCCGGTGCCGACCATTCCTCCATCGAAAAGGCGGTTACCCCTTGAACCGAGCTTTGATCATCATCGACGTGCAGATCGACTTCTGTGAGGGCGGCAGCGTTCCCGTGTCCGGCGGCGCGGACGTGGCTGCTGCCATCGCCGACTTCGTGAACCGGCAGACGGACTACAGCTTCGTCGTCGCCACGCGCGACCACCACGTCGACCCGGGCGGTCACTTCTCGGAGCGCCCGGACTACGTGCACTCCTGGCCTTCCCACTGCGTACAGGGGAGCGAAGGCGGCGAGTTCCACCCGAACTTCGAGCCCGTCGTCGCATCGGGTGCCGTTGACGAGGTCTTCTACAAGGGCCACCACGCAGCCGCCTACAGCGGGTTCCTCGGCATCAACGAGGCCGGGAGCTCACTGGCCGACTGGCTGCGCGAGCACGACGTCGGCCAGGTGGACGTCGTCGGCATCGCCACCGACCACTGCGTGCGGGCCACGGCCCTGGACGCGGTCCGCGAGGGCTTCGCGACGCAGGTCCTGCTCGACCTGACCGCGGCCGTCGCCGGGAAGACCACCGACGCGGCCTTGGAGGACCTGCGCAAGGCGGGCGTGAAGCTCACCGGCAGCCCGGTGCTCGTGGACGACTGAGCAGCCGTCAGGTCGTCACGGGCATCATCACCAGGCTCGCCGAAGGCGGGGGCGTCCGCGCTGAGGTCAAGGCGAAGTTCCGCCGCCAACGGGTCCGCGACGACCTCGACACCGCCGCCTTCGGACTCCATCGGTGGTGGACCGACGACGCCGGCGACTTCGGCGTGTCACTGGCGGTCGCGCGCTGCCCCCTGGCGGAGGGAGGCCACCACAATGCCGGGTGACTCCGGTGGTGGATTCGGCGCTGCACCCGATCATGGAGACGAATTACCCGCTCTACCAAAGGAAAGGTCGCCAAAGATGCGTCTCCGTGCAACTGTCCCTGCCGTCACCACCGCACTGCTGCTCACCCTCGCCGGTTCCGCCGCCGCGGCGCAGGGCGACTTCCTCTACCGGTCCGACGACAGCAACCACACGCTTGCCGACCCGAGGGGCGGAGACTGCGTCCGGCTGCCGCTGCCCGACCCGAGCAGTCCGGCGCACCACGTGGACAACCAGACCGACAGCACGGCCGTGGTGTACCTGGACGACGACTGCGCCTCCGACACCTATTACGTGCTTCCGCCGCACACCAAGGCGCCCGCGCGGGTGCTCGTCCGGTCGGTGGTCTTCGCGAACTGACCGAACCCCCTCGCGCCCGCCCGGCCGATGCCAGGCGGGCGCGTCGGCCTGGTCCCGGCCGCAGCAGGAAACCCGAGATCGGCGCTGGACCGGCCACGACAGCAGGAAACCCCGCCGGACCGGGAAGGTCGGGCGGGGCTTCGCCGGCGTCGTCGGCTCGCGCGGCGTCACTGGTTGACGCGCAGCAGGCCTTCCTGCACCACGGTCGCGACGAGGCGGCCGTCGCGGGAGAAGAAGCGCCCGGTCGCCAGGCCGCGAGCGCCGGAGGCGCTCGGCGACGCGCAGTCGTAGAGCAGCCACTCGTCGGCGCGGAACCGCCGGTGGAACCACATCGCGTGGTCCAGGCTCGCGCCGGAAACCTTGTCCAGACCCCAGTACACGCCGTGCCGGGCGAGGACGGCGTCCAGCAGCGTCAGGTCGGAGGCGAAGGCGACCATGCAGACGTGCAGCAGCGGGTCGTCGGGCAGCGAGCCGTCGGCCTTCATCCACACCTGGCTGCGCGCCTGGCGGTCGTCGCTGTCGCGGCGCTCCCACGGCGGGTCGGTGACGTAGCGGACGTCGATCGGGCGGGGCTGCGCCCGCCCCAGCTTCTTGAGCATCTCCCCCGCGAGCTCGCCGTAGCTCGGCAGCGTCTCGGGGTCGGGCACCTCGGGCATCGGCTCCTGGTGGTCGATGCCGTCCTCCTCCAGCTGGAAGGAGGCGGAGAGCGAGAAGATCGCCTTGCCACGCTGCACGGCGACCACTCGACGGGTTGTGAACGACCGGCCGTCCCGGGTGCGGTCCACCTCGTAGACGATCGGGATGCTCGGGTCCCCGGGCCGGATGAAGTACGCGTGCAGCGAGTGCACCGACCGGTCCTCCGGCACCGTGCGGCCCGCGGCGACCAGCGCCTGGCCCGCGACCTGGCCTCCGAAGACCCGCACCGGGGACTCCGCGGGGCTGACACCGCGGAAGATGTTCTCCTCGATGCGCTCGAGGTCCAGCAGCGCCACCAGGTTGTCCAGCACGGGCTGGCCGTGCGGCACGCCGTGGTCCAGCGGAACTGAGCCGTCGATGCGGCTGCCCGCCGGGTCGGCGGCGGCAGCTCTGGCCGCTTCGGTCACTGCGGACTCCTCGGGTCGCGCGCCGCGGTGGCCGGTTTTCCGGGCCGGGGCCGGAAAACTGCCACCTGCGGCACTGGCCCGGCCAGGATCAGACGTGGTCTTCCTCGCCCAGCCGGTGCACACGGATCAGGTTGGTCGACCCGACGGTGCCCGGAGGCGAACCCGCGACGATGACGACCATGTCGCCCCGCTGGGAGCGTCCCAGCGACAGCATCGCCTGGTCCACCTGCCGTACCATCTGGTCGGTCGTGTCCACCTTAGGCACGAGGAACGTCTCCGTCCCCCAAGTGAGAGCGAGCTGACTGCGCACCGACTCCTCGGGGGTGAAGGCCAGCAGCGGCAGCCGGGTGTGCAGCCGCGCCAGCCTGCGCACGGTGTCGCCGGACTGCGTGAACGCCACCAGCGCCTTGGCGTTGAGCCGCT of Saccharopolyspora erythraea contains these proteins:
- the tesB gene encoding acyl-CoA thioesterase II, whose translation is MTEAARAAAADPAGSRIDGSVPLDHGVPHGQPVLDNLVALLDLERIEENIFRGVSPAESPVRVFGGQVAGQALVAAGRTVPEDRSVHSLHAYFIRPGDPSIPIVYEVDRTRDGRSFTTRRVVAVQRGKAIFSLSASFQLEEDGIDHQEPMPEVPDPETLPSYGELAGEMLKKLGRAQPRPIDVRYVTDPPWERRDSDDRQARSQVWMKADGSLPDDPLLHVCMVAFASDLTLLDAVLARHGVYWGLDKVSGASLDHAMWFHRRFRADEWLLYDCASPSASGARGLATGRFFSRDGRLVATVVQEGLLRVNQ
- a CDS encoding isochorismatase family protein translates to MNRALIIIDVQIDFCEGGSVPVSGGADVAAAIADFVNRQTDYSFVVATRDHHVDPGGHFSERPDYVHSWPSHCVQGSEGGEFHPNFEPVVASGAVDEVFYKGHHAAAYSGFLGINEAGSSLADWLREHDVGQVDVVGIATDHCVRATALDAVREGFATQVLLDLTAAVAGKTTDAALEDLRKAGVKLTGSPVLVDD